One window of Alkaliphilus metalliredigens QYMF genomic DNA carries:
- a CDS encoding YfcC family protein, producing MKKFTIPHTYVLLFFVIVVAVVMTYIVPAGQFDRAEDPDTGRIFVVTDSFEYVEQSPVSPFGLFQAIPKGMVQASMIIFFVLMIGGAFGIIQSTGTIDAGIGTVVKTMAGREKLIIPIVMFIFSLAGAMLGIAEEVLPFYPIMIALAIALGFDSITGTAMILLGAGAGFAGAFANPFTVGIAQGISGLPLFSGLAFRIVAYVLILGSSIIYVYRYATKIQGNPELSATREEDQNRSYQLDLNDLQEMTGKHKAVMAVLGVGMILLALGVGLWGFYINELTALFLVMGITAGLVGGLSMNGIAEEFIKGAQDLVYGALIIGLATSIMVVMQEGNILDTVIYSLANLVQGLPTVLSAIGMFFVQTLINIFVPSGSGQAAVSMPIMAPMADVVGITRQTAVLAFQFGDGFTNVISPTSGYFMAALAIGGIRWEKWAKWMFPLFLIWSAIGIVLISIAVLIDYGPF from the coding sequence ATGAAAAAATTCACGATACCGCATACCTATGTATTGTTATTTTTTGTGATTGTAGTTGCAGTGGTCATGACCTATATTGTACCGGCTGGACAGTTTGATAGGGCGGAGGACCCCGATACGGGACGTATTTTTGTTGTTACAGATAGCTTTGAATATGTAGAGCAATCACCAGTATCTCCCTTTGGTTTATTTCAAGCGATTCCGAAAGGGATGGTTCAAGCATCCATGATTATTTTCTTTGTTTTAATGATTGGTGGGGCATTTGGAATCATACAATCCACAGGAACCATTGATGCGGGGATTGGGACTGTGGTAAAAACCATGGCGGGTAGGGAGAAACTCATTATCCCCATTGTTATGTTTATCTTCTCACTAGCAGGGGCGATGCTAGGGATCGCCGAGGAGGTACTACCCTTTTATCCAATTATGATTGCCTTAGCCATTGCATTAGGATTTGACTCTATCACGGGAACTGCCATGATCTTATTAGGGGCAGGAGCTGGATTTGCAGGAGCCTTTGCCAATCCCTTTACAGTGGGAATTGCCCAGGGGATTTCTGGACTTCCTTTATTCTCGGGTTTGGCCTTTAGAATTGTGGCCTATGTACTGATATTAGGGTCATCTATTATTTATGTTTACCGATATGCCACAAAGATTCAAGGAAATCCAGAGCTCAGCGCCACCCGAGAGGAAGACCAAAACAGAAGCTATCAGCTGGATTTAAATGATTTGCAAGAGATGACAGGAAAGCATAAGGCAGTAATGGCCGTTCTTGGTGTTGGAATGATCCTATTGGCATTGGGCGTGGGATTGTGGGGATTCTATATTAATGAGTTGACAGCATTATTCTTAGTGATGGGAATCACGGCGGGACTTGTTGGGGGACTCAGCATGAATGGAATCGCAGAAGAGTTTATTAAGGGAGCCCAAGATTTAGTCTATGGGGCATTGATTATTGGATTAGCGACTTCCATTATGGTTGTTATGCAAGAAGGAAATATCTTAGATACAGTCATTTATTCCTTGGCTAATCTTGTGCAAGGATTACCTACTGTATTAAGTGCAATTGGTATGTTTTTTGTTCAAACCCTAATTAATATTTTTGTACCTTCAGGAAGTGGGCAGGCAGCGGTATCGATGCCTATCATGGCTCCAATGGCTGATGTTGTGGGGATTACCAGACAAACAGCAGTGTTAGCATTCCAATTCGGAGATGGATTTACCAATGTCATTAGTCCTACATCGGGATACTTCATGGCAGCACTGGCCATCGGTGGAATCAGATGGGAAAAATGGGCGAAATGGATGTTCCCCCTCTTCTTAATTTGGTCAG
- a CDS encoding response regulator transcription factor, with the protein MKKILILEDDISIAELQRDYLEINQFDVDIEARGDEGLQRALNHDYDLIILDIMLPGKDGFEICKEIRLTKNTPILLVSAKKEDIDKVRGLGLGADDYMTKPFSPNELVARVRAHIARFERLTSNEDIHKGLIQVGEISIEQLSRSVFVNQKETNLTTKEFDLLYLLAQNPQRVFRKEELFETIWGWDSFGDISTVTVHIRRIREKIERDPSNPKYIETIWGVGYKFRA; encoded by the coding sequence ATGAAAAAGATATTGATTCTAGAAGATGACATTAGTATTGCTGAACTACAACGAGATTATTTAGAAATTAATCAATTTGATGTGGATATTGAAGCAAGAGGAGATGAAGGATTACAAAGAGCCTTAAATCATGACTACGATTTGATTATATTAGATATTATGTTACCCGGTAAGGATGGTTTTGAGATCTGCAAGGAAATTAGACTCACTAAGAATACGCCTATATTGCTGGTTTCTGCGAAAAAAGAAGATATCGATAAAGTTAGAGGGCTTGGTTTAGGGGCTGATGACTATATGACAAAGCCATTTAGTCCTAATGAACTGGTGGCTAGGGTAAGGGCGCATATTGCTCGCTTTGAAAGACTGACTTCAAATGAAGACATTCATAAAGGACTGATTCAGGTAGGTGAAATATCCATTGAACAATTATCACGGAGCGTTTTTGTCAATCAAAAAGAAACAAACTTAACCACTAAGGAATTTGATTTATTATATTTGCTTGCACAGAACCCACAGCGGGTATTTAGAAAAGAAGAACTCTTTGAAACCATTTGGGGATGGGATTCATTTGGTGATATTTCTACTGTGACAGTGCACATTCGAAGAATTAGAGAAAAAATAGAAAGAGATCCCTCCAATCCTAAATACATTGAAACCATTTGGGGCGTTGGGTATAAATTTAGGGCTTAG
- a CDS encoding methyl-accepting chemotaxis protein — translation MIESAKVNQEGLIEKLKSKMNIRVKLMATIVVLISIVLVIWTVFTVGFQAYLMQYFSIGMFNFVAALTSIAFGALGSRYIVHKFLKKPLDELNEFANRLTNNDFTARVELQSNDEFQSLAESLNYAIDHSRLILKDSAEYSKELNASGEKLSSMSNKIADQIRSANSRVQNIVKGMEENNASIEEVTASTHEVVEKTRVFVRKAQAGHQFTKEISQRANQLSNNAEESAEITKKMYEEKQRDIGHALEKGQVILEINKMSSDVSSIAQQINLLALNATIEAARAGEHGRGFAVVAEEIRKLAEQSQNTAAGIQGVTADVESSFRSISQSTEDAMGFILEKISEDYELLKQTSKQYTEDANMMNQLVQDFSNNSEDTLVAFENINQAVEAVATTVEDGFLSSHEISQDIAQVSVATDEVTMIASSQRELGESLKKMTEKFKV, via the coding sequence ATGATAGAGTCAGCTAAGGTAAATCAGGAAGGATTAATTGAAAAGTTAAAAAGCAAAATGAATATTAGAGTTAAATTAATGGCAACGATTGTTGTACTAATTTCCATTGTACTTGTGATATGGACAGTTTTTACCGTAGGCTTTCAAGCCTATTTAATGCAGTATTTTAGTATCGGGATGTTCAACTTTGTTGCAGCTTTAACGAGTATTGCTTTCGGGGCATTGGGTTCTCGTTATATTGTACATAAATTTCTAAAAAAACCATTAGATGAACTCAATGAATTTGCAAATCGATTAACCAATAATGATTTTACAGCCCGAGTTGAACTGCAGTCCAATGATGAATTTCAATCCTTGGCGGAGTCTCTTAATTATGCGATTGATCATAGTAGACTTATTTTAAAGGATTCGGCTGAATATTCAAAGGAGTTAAACGCATCTGGAGAAAAACTATCTAGCATGTCCAATAAAATAGCAGATCAAATTAGAAGTGCTAATAGTAGAGTGCAAAATATCGTAAAGGGAATGGAAGAAAACAATGCCTCTATTGAAGAAGTGACCGCATCAACACACGAAGTTGTAGAAAAAACACGGGTATTTGTTAGAAAAGCCCAGGCGGGGCATCAATTTACCAAAGAAATCTCACAAAGAGCTAATCAATTAAGTAATAATGCTGAGGAGTCAGCAGAAATCACTAAAAAAATGTATGAGGAAAAACAAAGAGACATTGGTCATGCTCTTGAAAAAGGACAGGTGATTTTAGAAATTAATAAAATGTCTAGCGATGTTTCATCTATTGCACAACAGATAAACCTATTGGCACTCAATGCAACCATTGAAGCGGCTCGGGCAGGAGAGCATGGCCGTGGATTTGCAGTGGTAGCTGAAGAGATTCGAAAGCTAGCAGAACAGTCTCAAAACACTGCAGCAGGAATACAAGGGGTAACAGCAGATGTGGAATCATCTTTTCGTTCTATTTCACAGAGTACTGAAGATGCCATGGGTTTTATACTTGAAAAAATCTCTGAAGATTATGAGTTACTTAAACAAACAAGTAAACAGTATACTGAAGATGCCAACATGATGAATCAATTGGTGCAAGATTTTTCAAACAATAGTGAAGATACTTTGGTAGCCTTTGAAAATATTAATCAAGCCGTTGAAGCAGTTGCCACTACCGTAGAAGATGGATTCTTAAGCTCACATGAAATCTCTCAAGATATTGCTCAAGTTAGTGTAGCTACAGATGAAGTGACAATGATTGCCAGTAGTCAAAGAGAGCTGGGGGAATCGTTAAAAAAGATGACAGAGAAGTTTAAAGTATAA
- a CDS encoding sensor histidine kinase: MTIKWRLRISYIAMLIIPCILMLIGGWLLSEVLDYGGNYELLENHNPLEKTLDISQQMLGVINRQILEDPDQLANQDYIKQLESGVALSNAGMIIRKDDEIIHVPEFLEERKNEITLLPFKGEGIQGESILGNPKEMIQMRLYDFYFSDSSEGSVYLVVNTLPLRAGLLKLRKLFTIFSLLALGLTNGILTILVYRSIITPLKELQYASNEIREGNLDYTIDNHFHDEFGEAIKSFEGMRGKLKESLESQQQYEENRKILISNISHDLKTPITSIKGYIEGIKDGVADTPEKMDKYIGTIYKKAEDMDHLIENLFLLSKLDLQKLPFDFKVFDIVGYLKDIGEELNFDLKKKQIQLSLKLPEENIMINADGNNLRRVITNVVDNCIKYADRTPIEIHLTLKNRKEDVLVEIQDNGRGISKEALPHIFDDFYRADPSRNANTVGSGLGLAIFKKIIEEHDGTVWIESEVNQGTRVYFTLPKYAREEQTDEKDIDSRR; encoded by the coding sequence ATGACCATTAAGTGGAGACTGAGAATTTCATACATTGCTATGCTGATCATTCCATGTATACTCATGCTGATTGGAGGATGGCTCCTTAGTGAAGTGCTGGATTATGGTGGGAATTATGAGCTTTTAGAAAATCATAATCCCCTAGAGAAAACCTTAGATATAAGCCAACAGATGCTAGGTGTCATTAATAGACAAATACTAGAGGATCCTGACCAGTTAGCTAATCAGGATTATATTAAACAGTTAGAAAGTGGGGTTGCCCTCAGTAATGCAGGTATGATTATTAGAAAGGATGACGAAATCATTCATGTGCCGGAATTTTTAGAGGAAAGAAAAAATGAGATTACATTACTCCCCTTTAAAGGCGAAGGAATACAGGGCGAATCTATTTTAGGTAATCCCAAAGAGATGATCCAGATGCGACTGTATGATTTTTATTTTTCCGATAGTAGTGAAGGAAGTGTGTATTTAGTGGTAAACACACTGCCGCTGAGAGCAGGACTGCTAAAACTCCGAAAGCTATTCACAATCTTCTCATTACTTGCCTTGGGATTGACCAATGGAATTTTAACTATTTTAGTCTATAGAAGTATTATTACTCCTTTGAAGGAATTGCAATATGCTTCTAATGAAATTAGGGAAGGCAATTTAGACTATACAATTGATAACCACTTTCACGATGAGTTTGGAGAAGCCATTAAATCCTTTGAGGGAATGCGGGGAAAATTAAAGGAATCTTTAGAAAGTCAGCAACAGTATGAGGAAAACCGTAAAATATTAATTTCAAATATCTCTCATGATTTAAAAACACCAATCACATCGATCAAAGGATATATTGAAGGAATTAAGGATGGTGTGGCAGATACTCCGGAAAAGATGGATAAATATATAGGAACCATCTATAAAAAAGCAGAAGATATGGATCACTTGATTGAGAATTTATTTCTTTTGTCAAAGCTAGATCTACAAAAGCTTCCCTTTGATTTTAAAGTCTTTGATATTGTGGGCTATCTGAAGGATATTGGGGAGGAATTAAATTTTGATCTAAAGAAAAAACAAATACAGTTATCATTAAAGCTCCCAGAGGAGAATATAATGATCAATGCAGATGGAAATAACTTGAGAAGAGTCATTACAAATGTCGTTGATAATTGTATTAAATATGCAGATCGCACACCAATTGAAATTCATTTAACCCTAAAGAATCGGAAGGAAGATGTACTGGTAGAGATCCAAGATAATGGAAGGGGAATTTCCAAGGAAGCATTGCCCCATATATTTGATGATTTTTATCGAGCGGACCCTTCAAGAAATGCCAATACTGTAGGGAGTGGATTAGGTCTGGCCATTTTCAAGAAAATAATTGAAGAGCATGATGGAACGGTTTGGATTGAAAGTGAAGTCAACCAAGGGACTCGCGTATACTTTACCCTCCCCAAATATGCTAGAGAGGAGCAGACAGATGAAAAAGATATTGATTCTAGAAGATGA
- a CDS encoding C40 family peptidase, translated as MITKYDEDKLNSLVENFRYARFRHNGRSLEEGLDCLGFLILVYKEFGIDLPSGDGFDVKSNWYRYDPERYLRGLQSLDGESVPFESLQTLDLVYFAINRGVVTHTGIMINSNEFAHVMLTRGFKISSIHGYWKVKFRGGIRLVT; from the coding sequence ATGATAACAAAATATGACGAAGATAAATTAAATTCTTTAGTTGAAAATTTTAGATATGCACGATTCCGACATAATGGCCGCTCTTTAGAAGAAGGACTAGATTGCTTGGGATTTTTGATTCTGGTTTACAAAGAATTTGGGATCGACCTTCCCTCAGGAGATGGCTTTGATGTTAAATCTAACTGGTATCGATATGATCCCGAGAGATATTTAAGAGGATTACAGAGTCTAGATGGAGAATCTGTTCCTTTCGAGTCTCTCCAGACTTTAGATCTAGTATATTTTGCGATCAACAGAGGTGTTGTGACTCATACAGGAATCATGATCAACTCCAATGAATTTGCCCATGTGATGCTGACGAGAGGGTTTAAAATCAGCTCAATCCACGGCTATTGGAAAGTAAAGTTCCGAGGGGGAATTCGTCTGGTTACGTAA
- a CDS encoding CBS domain-containing protein, giving the protein MNIAFFLTPKRETIYLTEDATMRQALEKMEHHRYSAVPIVDQAGRYIETMTEGDLLWKLKNTKDLTLKDTNKVKIKEVSKYMDVKPVLINAKVEDLVHLIINQNFVPVVDDNGVFIGIVKRSTIITYFSDLIVGNFDDKIAMKHLAYG; this is encoded by the coding sequence ATGAATATTGCTTTTTTTCTGACACCAAAAAGGGAGACCATTTATTTAACTGAAGATGCCACCATGAGGCAAGCATTAGAAAAAATGGAACACCATCGATACTCAGCAGTTCCAATTGTAGATCAAGCAGGAAGATATATAGAAACCATGACCGAAGGAGATTTGCTTTGGAAGCTAAAAAATACGAAAGACTTAACCCTGAAGGATACAAATAAAGTGAAAATAAAGGAAGTTTCAAAATATATGGATGTGAAACCAGTTTTGATTAATGCTAAGGTAGAAGACTTGGTACATTTAATCATCAATCAAAATTTTGTGCCGGTTGTAGATGATAATGGTGTGTTTATTGGCATTGTAAAAAGAAGCACAATCATCACTTATTTTTCTGATTTGATTGTTGGTAACTTTGATGATAAAATTGCTATGAAGCATTTAGCTTATGGGTAG
- a CDS encoding M20 family metallopeptidase: MAVEKTKKLSEYSNAFQGFVSSAEVVELTKTLISIEGHKEVETQELEIALWIHQYFEERGIESFMEMVETNRPNVYACINGDEDEVALMLSGHTDTIPGFQMNYEPFEPFVKDGKLYGRGSVDMKGGIAAMMVALLAIKRGKIPLKKSVVFAGVIDEEQASKGTEDIIKSGNMKPALVVIGEPTQLNVAIAHKGMEWIEVTFKGKAGHGSRPYEGINALYTATCFIEMIRKELAPKIEKKTYALLRNGTINVGVIAGGDDPNIIPDKCVVKIDRRWLPSETLEGIYEELKELAERAVSEVGGSFSMRSMEEETASLKNTPHAIDEAHPLVIEALKVVEEVTGKKTKATDFPGWSDAALLSRHLGTEGIVLGPGNIQQAHANDEFCSIAEIYQAAEIYYRLIIKFCCE, from the coding sequence ATGGCAGTAGAAAAAACAAAGAAATTATCGGAATATTCTAACGCTTTCCAAGGGTTTGTAAGCAGTGCCGAGGTAGTTGAACTGACTAAAACACTAATCAGCATAGAAGGACATAAGGAGGTAGAGACCCAGGAGCTTGAGATTGCACTATGGATCCACCAATATTTTGAAGAACGAGGAATTGAAAGCTTTATGGAAATGGTGGAGACCAACCGACCCAATGTGTATGCATGCATCAATGGAGATGAGGATGAAGTGGCATTGATGCTAAGTGGTCATACGGATACAATTCCTGGATTTCAGATGAACTATGAGCCATTTGAACCATTTGTTAAGGATGGAAAGCTATATGGACGGGGTTCTGTAGATATGAAGGGTGGTATTGCAGCGATGATGGTTGCCCTCTTAGCCATAAAAAGGGGAAAAATACCTTTGAAAAAATCTGTGGTTTTTGCAGGGGTGATTGATGAGGAACAGGCGTCCAAAGGAACAGAGGACATTATCAAATCAGGGAACATGAAACCAGCTTTAGTTGTCATAGGGGAACCCACTCAATTAAATGTTGCCATTGCCCATAAAGGAATGGAGTGGATTGAGGTAACTTTTAAAGGTAAGGCAGGTCATGGGAGTCGTCCCTATGAAGGAATTAATGCTCTTTACACAGCAACATGTTTTATAGAGATGATCAGAAAGGAATTAGCACCAAAAATCGAAAAAAAGACCTATGCACTTTTGAGAAATGGAACGATTAATGTAGGTGTCATTGCCGGTGGAGATGATCCAAATATCATCCCAGATAAATGTGTTGTTAAAATAGATCGTAGGTGGTTGCCAAGTGAGACACTAGAAGGAATTTATGAGGAATTGAAGGAACTAGCAGAAAGAGCGGTAAGTGAAGTTGGAGGAAGTTTTTCTATGAGGAGCATGGAAGAAGAAACAGCTTCTTTAAAGAATACTCCCCATGCTATTGATGAAGCACATCCCTTGGTAATCGAAGCATTAAAGGTAGTAGAGGAAGTGACAGGCAAAAAAACCAAGGCGACTGATTTTCCAGGATGGAGTGACGCAGCACTTCTAAGTAGACACTTAGGGACAGAGGGCATTGTTTTAGGGCCGGGAAATATTCAACAGGCCCATGCAAATGATGAATTCTGTAGTATCGCTGAGATTTATCAGGCTGCAGAAATATATTACCGATTAATCATAAAGTTTTGTTGTGAATAA